The window TCCCGTCCGCTGCGCCATATTCGGAATCTGGAACACTGAACGCCAGATTCCACAGAAAGCCCGCCTAGTGCGGGCTTTTTGCTGTCTGGCGTTTGGGTTTTCTTCACGGCCTATATCTATGTAGTGCCTGCCAGTCGCATCGTTTTCGGACAATGGACCTTGTTTTCCATGACCTCATCAGGTCATGGCGCCGATTCCATTGCCTGCCGAGAGCCCGACCGCATGCCCCCAACTCCCTCTGCAACCGCTACCGTTTCTGCCGACGACACGAATGCGCTGTCATTCATGGCAGACAAACCTGCATTTCTCTCGAGCGATGATGCCGCAGCGTGTCTGCACGGCCTGCTGAAACCGCCGCGAAGTACCGAGTTGCACTGGTTCATTCTGAAAAGCGCGGACGAGCGCTTCTATTGCGTTCAGCGGATCGAGGCTAAAGCCAGCGGGGTCGAGGAAAAACTCCCTGATCCAGCCAAGGATCCGCGTCGAGAGTGGGCAGTGACTGCCGGTGCGAATGGCCAGTTGATCATTCCCAGAGGTTTTTCCCTCGAAGCGAGTTTCCATGCGCACCCGGCCAAGGTTCAAGGCGCCGACGAAGCCACCACGGAATGGGTTCAGCGCAATCGCTTCTTCACCATTGCCGATTTGTCTGCGGTGATGAATCCGCATCGAAAATACTCGAAATGTTATCTGAGTGCCGGTAACGGCGGACTTCTCTCGTACACGTCGACCAATCTACCGTTTGAACAGGAACTGTCGCCGCGCCTTGCGCCGAACCCGGATGGCGATTCGCGACGTTTTCAGATCCTGTATGAAGAGGGTTCGATTCCCAGCAGCCTGTGGATCCTGTTGGCGGTGGCGGCTGGAAAGGTAACCGTTGTGGTTCCCGGGGATCTCTGGCGGCACCGTGGCCGGCTCAAAGCCAGTTGGCGGTCGGACATTCTGCAGGCACCACCGGCGCTTAAAACCATGCCGATCTTTGGTCCGATCTGTCGAAATGCAAAAGAAGCAGCCGTCTATCTGCGAAAACAATTACCCGCGTTGCCGTCGGCAAATCCCAGTGTCGGTTTTATTCTCAAACATAACGTCAGTGATTTTCTGATCGTCACCGAGCCGGTCTCCCGCCAATACGCGAGCTTTGACCGCAGTGCGCTGTTTCCCGGGAATCAACAGGGTCAGCCGCGCATCCCCCGAGCCTTTCGCGTGCTTGGTATTTATCACTCGATTCAACCATCGCCGACATCGGGCGGGACCGATCTTTCGCGCAATTTTTTCTCTACCGCCGACCTCAAAGTCAGTCTGGCACGGGTCAGTGAGGCGCCTCATCAACGCATTTTTGCAATCACCCCCGACGGCGCTGTCTTGCGTTTCGCCAAACCGATACTGCCCAAGGTTCGCGAGTTGATCGCCGAACTCACCCAAGACCTTGAGCAAAAAATCAACTCCGGCGACATCAGTGCGCAGATGTTGATCGACAAAGTCGCCAGCGCCGGAATTCTCAGCGTCCTGCTCCCCAGTGCTGCATGGCCCCAGGCTGGAAGAGTCATGGCGTCATCTGCCGCACAGCAAGAGCCGTGATCAACCGCCATTGCGCTGATGACGATAGTCGCTGACCGCCTCGTACACCGCTTTGCGCAGGCGATTGATCCCGCCAATCGGGCGGTGCGCTTCAATGCCGAACCAGGGGTTGAAAGACAGGTTGTCGCAATCGAGGTTCTGCTGCGGTGTATCGAAATCCTGAGGTGGCACGGTGATACGGGCCACGGTTTCGAACGGCGAATCCTGCTCGCGCCACTCGATGCTGGTGTCCTCGATCGGCATGTATTTGTTGGCATCCTGGCGCTGAATCTGCAGCAGGAAACAGGCCGGTACGCGATCCGTCGAGAGTTGCTGATACAGGGCGCTGCGCAGGAAGTTCGGCAGATCCTGGTTTTGTTGGGGCAGGGTGTAGGCCGGGCAATTGTCGGGATCCGGCGTTACTCGGAACTTGGCGTTCGACTCGCCGAACTTGTACGGCGAGACCGAGAAATACGTGGTCCGTGTCGGGCTGTCCGGCGCAGGCGACAAGGTCGCCAGGGCAATAAACAGATGCCGGACTTGCCAGGTGCGGGGATCCCAACCGGGGAAAAACGCCATGACCTTTTTGCCGTCAGCTTGCGCCGCCACATTCTGACGATACTCGGCGACATCACTGACAAAGAAGTTCGGATGACTGAACATCACGAAGTCTTGCTCATGCTGTTGCTGGCGGTTGTCGAGCAAGGGTTTGCCGGGTACGTCGAGCAGTTTGATCGCCATGCCCCGGGCATCGCGGATGCTGTCGAACTGCGGATAGGCGTTGCCGTTGGACAGGCGAATCAGCGCTTGCCAGGTTTTCCCCGGCTCGCTGAACACGCCCTGCTGCAACGACTGGGCAAGTTGCGGCAGAACCAGCACCTGCGCCTTCACGCAACCATGCGCCTTGGCGTGAGCGTCGCGCAGATAGCGGGTCGGCTCGCGGTGCTGATCAACAATGCGCACGGCGGTCTGGATCACCTCTTGAGTCATGGCCGACTCGCCCGGCGGAATCTGCTCCAGCGCGGAAACCGGGCCACGGTGCTGCCAGGCAAACCAGGCCCAGGCAACGGCCCAGCCGAGCAGTCCGATGGCGAGTAACAACAGCAGGGTTTTGCCCAGGAGGCGCCCCAGCCACAACCAGATCCGGGCCAGCGGCGGGAGGTCTTTCTTGAAGGTCGAGATCATGGCAATTGCGCCTCCAGTGGACCGCCAAGGACTTTCAGGTATTCCAGCAACGCCCAACGTTCTTCGGGCTGCAACCAGCGGCCGATGACGCCGTTGCCGCGTTCACCCGCACGGAATTCATGCCCGCTGTTGTGGTTGCCGGTGATCCGCGTGTCGAACAGGAAGCCGTTGGTAAAAGCCTCGGTGCGATAGCCCAGATGACGCGGATCGTATTCGAAGCTGCCTTTATAGAAGGTGGTGGCGCGCTCATCCTGCGGCGACAGCAACTGATAAAGGCTCGGCACCGAACCGTTGTGCAGAAACGGCGCAGTGGCCCAGACGCCGGCCAGTGGGCGAGCCTTGTAGGCGACTTTTTCGCGCACACCGATCGGCAGGCCGAAACCGTCGAGTCGCGGTTTCTCTTGCGCAGTGACGTTGGCTTCGCGGTAAGCGCGGTTTTCGACGAATGCGGTGACGTACGCCAGGCCTTTGGCCACGGATAACTGGCTCAGATCTAGCGGCTCCTCGGGTGACGGGTGCAGTTTCACGTCCATTTTTTCCAGCTCCTTCAAGTCCCATTGCAGGGCCGTGAGGTCGAAACGATGGCTGGCGATGTTGTTGGCAGCATTCGGATCGGTGCCGATCACCTCCACTGGCAACAGGTGCAAATGTTGCACCCAGCGTTCGCCTTCCTGAGTCTTGCGCGGAACGTGGCAGCCGGCGCAGTTTTCGGTAAACAGTGCGCGCCCCCTGGCCGCCAGCGCTTTATCGACGACGCCAAACACGTCTTCCGGCCACGCGGGTGGTTGCAGGCGCTGCAGGGTTTCTTCGATTTTGTGCAGATCACGCACACGGACGCTGGAGGCATAGCGTTCATCACCTTGCAGCGGTTGGCCATTGGCGTCGAAGAAGTTCAGGGTGGCGCCGACACCCAATGCCTCGCCGATGTTGCGCGCCATCGGCTGTTGCGCAGAACCGTTCCACTGCACCCAGTCGAACGTCCACATGTCCCACAACTGCGGGTAGTCCACCGGCGCGTTGGCGACGCGATAGTTGGCGGGAGAAATGGCATCGCCGAACGTCGCGTTGGCAATCCGCCCGAATGCATCGGTGCGTCCCGGGCCTTCTTCGGTGGGGTAGAGGCCACGGTGGGTGTCGTTCCAGGCGACTTTCAGAAAGGTGTTCAGCGAGCCTTTGAAGTCTTTGCGCAGTTGCTCGCGGCGTGCGTCGTAGTCATTGCCCAGCACCTTGCGCGCGAAGCGTTCGAATTTCCATGGGTTGTAGTAAGTCGAGGTCAGACTGGCGACCAAGGCTTGTCCGAAACTGCCGCCGCGCAGCGTAGGAACACTGGAAGGCAATACGTGTTGCGCCGAGCCGCCATCAATACGCACGGCTTGGCCGTTAAAGCGCAATTCGCCGGTATGGCAAGCGGCGCAAGTTATGTCCAGATATTGCTCGGTGCTTCCGGGATTCTGGTGCCGCGCAAAGCCGACAGGAAGATTGCCGGGGTTGTTTGGCGTGGCTTTCTGTTGTGGATCAATCAGAAAGCCAAAGCGTGCGAGGTATTCGGGAGAGGCGAAACGCTGTTGCGAAAAGGGCAACTCCAGCGCCTGGAACCACTCGTAACGCAATCCTTTGACCTGAGTGCCCTGTGGCGTGAAGTAGTAGGTCTGGCGTTCTGCCTGCGACCACTGATTCAGGTAATGCACCTGCTGCACGGGGGTGTAGAAGGGTAATTTCGGATTGGCGACGTAATACAACACCACCGCAAGGACGAGTCCAAGCAGCACGACGATCAGGGTCAGCACACGGAATAAGAGGCGCAAGATAAACATCCTTGTCGAATTGTTGCGCTGTTATGCCTGAGCTTGACCCGGTGCGGCAAGTGGCCATTACGCCAAGTCATAAGGATGGGTGATTCGCTCGCGCTCAGGATCAGATGACAGAAGCTTCATCATCCGTTTGCCCAAATGCGTTTTGGTCCCTGAACTTATCGCAGGTTTACTGCTCTCATGCCGGTAGCCATTGGTCGTGGCGGCCTGATAAGCTCGCGGCTTTACTCGATTGCCCTTTCGGCGCATGAACAAGGAAATAGCATGAAACAGCATCGGTTGGCGGCGGCGGTAGCCCTGGTTAGCCTGGTCCTCGCGGGTTGTGATTCGCAGACCAGCGTAGAGCTGAAAACCCCGGCGCAAAAAGCTTCCTACGGTATCGGCCTGAACATGGGCAAGAGCCTGGCTCAGGAAGGCATGGATGACCTGGACTCCAAAGCGGTAGCCCAGGGCATCGAAGATGCCGTCGGCAAGAAAGAACAGAAGCTGAAAGATGAAGAACTGGTCGAAGCTTTCGCCGCGCTGCAAAAGCGTGCCGAAGAGCGCATGGCCAAGATGAGCGAAGAGTCGGCAGCTGCCGGCAAGAAGTTCCTCGAAGAAAACGGCAAGAAGGCTGGCGTGACTACCACCGCCTCGGGCTTGCAGTACGAAGTGGTCAAGAAAGCTGACGGCCCACAGCCTAAGCCTACCGACGTAGTGACCGTTCACTACACCGGCAAGCTGACCAACGGCACCGTTTTCGACAGCTCCGTCGAGCGCGGCAGCCCGATCGATCTGCCGGTGAGCGGCGTGATCCCGGGTTGGGTTGAAGGTCTGCAACTGATGCACGTTGGCGAGAAGTACAAACTGTACATCCCTAGCGATCTGGCTTACGGCGCACAATCGCCAAGCCCGGCAATCCCGGCCAACTCGGTTCTGGTTTTCGATCTGGAACTGCTGGCCATCAAGGATCCAGCCAAAGAAGACGCTGCTGCCGCCAAGTAATCGGCCAGGGCTTCAACAACAACGCCTCGCTTATGCGGGGCGTTGTTGCATCTGGACCTTGGCAAGGGTAAACAGAGCGAACCGATGCCGGTCAGAAGAGTCATAGCCTTTGAGGTTGCTGCGCTAGACGCCCTGAGCCGCCAAGTCAATGAAATATTGGGGTTTTTTATGTGAGTAAAAAACGCCCGATCTGAGCGCAGCCCTTATGAAACGGGGCTCTCAGCGCTGAAATGCAGCTCTGTTCACAAGGTTATCCACAATTTGTGTGGATAACATTTCAACGGGAGGAAAAGATGAAAGCTCCGTGGAATTTCGCTCGATTCCTGCCCTTGGCTGGCCGGTTGCTCGCTCGCGGTCGCCTGCCGACGTTGCTGTTTGCGGTAGCCAGCAAAGGCGCTGCGCAGGGCAATCGTCTCGGAAAACTGAAGGATGATCTGCGTTTGCTCCAGGCGCTATGCCTGGCCTACTGGCGCGGCGAGTATCGCGCTATCAGTCCCAAAGCGTTGATCTCGGTGGTCGCGGGGCTGATGTATTTCCTCAGTCCGGTCGATGCAATCCCGGATTTCATCCCGGTATTCGGCATGCTTGATGACATAGCCGTCCTCGCCTGGCTGATGAAAACCCTCGACGATGAACTCAGCGCCTTCAGACTTTGGCGCAATCGCCAGCAACCGGAAAAACTGGCGGTCGTCGAGCGACTGCCTGATACCCCCGCGCAACTGCAACTTCAGGGCCCGAAAAAGCCCTGATCCACCCAACCCGCCAACAGATAGATACCCCCCGCGACCTTGGCCGCTGTTAGGATTACACTTCTAGGGAAAAGTGCCGACTCGCTAAGTGTTGTTGTCCTACGGGGTAGTCATGGATATTCAGATAATTGCACGCGATGGCGAACCCGAATACGCGGTTCTGCCATGGGCTCAGTATCAGGCTCTACTGAAAGCAGCAGGCATCAACGAAACACCGTCGCGGCAGGCTCCAGAGCCAGTCGCGGCATCACCGGACCCGATTCTTCCAGGTCTGGATCAACTACGCAGTTTGCGCGAAGGGAAGGGCATCGCCATCGAGGCGCTGGCCCGCACGGTAGGCATCAGCCCGTCTTACCTGGCCATGATTGAAAGTGGTGAGCGTCTGCCTGACGCCGCGATTCGCCGCAGCCTGGCCTGGGAACTGACGGTGCCAGGGTGGAGGGAAGAATCGTGAGCGTACGCATCAGTCGACAACATTGGGACGGATTGCTGGGGGAGCTGGATCAGGCACGCAGGCAGCGCCATCTGCTGACTTATCGGGCGCTGCTCGAACGTTTGCAATTGCCGACGCCGGCGATGCAGACCCTGACCGCCGCGCTTGAGCATCTGGCGGCACTCGACGCCAAGGCCGAACAGCCGTTGCGCAGCTCGTTGGTAATCAGTCAGGGCGCGAGTCGTCTGCCGCGCACCGGTTTTTTCGAGTGCGTTGAGCGTCTGGGACGTTTTTCCGGGCCGTCCGATGGTGTTGCAGCGGCTTCCTGGCATGCTTCGGAAGTGGTCAGAGTCTTCGAATACGAGTACCCGGAATCGGCGGAGGCCTGAGTGTTTTTACGACTCAAGGCGCAGGCCAGCTACTGGTTGGCGCGCCGGCTGTTTCACTGGTCGTGGTTTGTCCGTCAGCCGCGCGGCTGGCGTTGGCTGGAGGGCCAGTTCGCACGCATGGCCAACCTCGGCGATGTCGGCGCGCAAAGCTTCTACGGACACATCCTGACCTTTCGCGGTGTCGGGCTGGGGGCGCGAGAAGAAGGCGTGCGCCTGTTGCGGTTGGCGGCCCTGGCCGGTGATGGCAAAGCGGCCTATCAGGTCGGTGTGATCAGCCTGGCAGGCACGCCAAGCAAAGCGCCGGATCCTGTCGAAGCCGCACGCTGGTGGAATATGGCGGCCAAGGCCGGGCATCCGTTGGCCGAGCTTAAATTGAAAGAACTGGGGACTGGAGGTTCAACGCAGTAACTTCAAATATGTCTGCCCAATAAACGTGGCGTGAGGGAAACCTCACGCCACGTTTGCGTTTATGCCGGTCTGTTTATTTTTTTTGATGTTTTACAGACTAGTCCTACATCCATTGCCTACTTGCCTGACTTCTTTCCTGATTGATCCCCCGCACAGTTCCCGCGCCTAATTTTTGCGCGAGGGAACGTTCATGCTCGACCCGGTCATTCAGTCCACTCCGTACGCCAGCGTACGTTGATGGAAGCCATCACCCGTATCGAGCAAGAGCTCGACAGCTTCCCCGACACCCTCAGCCTCTACCGCGAACAGCTCAAACATTGGGCCAGCCGTACAGCCGATACCGTCAGCCACGCCGCCGATCTGCCGTCGCTGATGGGCATGGAGCGGTTGATCCGCTTCGGTGAAAACACTAGCGCCGTCAGCAGTAGCGACGACCAGTTTTTCTCCCGCGTCGTCCAGTGCCCGAAGGGCGGATTGATGCTGATCGAGAGCAAGTTCGAATCGGTCTATGACATCCCGCTGGGCAACATCGTGGTTGATGTCGTGGCGGTAGATGGTGGCAAAACAGTACCCGTGACCCTTGATGCCCAAGGCCAGGGCGAATTTCGCGGCGAAGAGGGCAAGTTCTATCGGGTGCATGTGCACAGCGCTGTCACCCCGAAACAAGTTGAAGATCTTTTCGAATCCTACGATGGCCTGACCGTTGAGCTGGATGATTGGTTGCGCAGCGAGTGGCAGGGATTCAAGCCGCAGTGGTCGCAGTCGGTGGCGACGGCGGCGGGCAACGGCATGCTCGCCGGCAGTTGGGCGGCGATCGAAGGGGTGTGGGACAGCATTGGGATGCTGTCGGACATTCTCAAGGATCCGGGCGCGTTTGCAGAGCGCCTGGGCAGTGGCGCGGCGGATCTGATCGATCTGGTTGCGAACGCTCCCGAGCTCACGGAAAAGCTGCAGTTGCTGGTCAGTGACGAGGCCGCGCTGTGTTTGCTGTTACGTACGGCCAGCCTTTGGCTGGAGATGCTGCCGCCCAGTGAGGTCTTCGGCAAAACCGCTGAAGTGGTGTCGCTGGTCATCGTGCAATTGTTGATTGATGTGCTGATTGCCGTTGTTCTGACGTTTGCCAGTGGCGGCGCGGGCATCGCTTATCTGACGCTGCGTATGGCGGATCGCGCGGTTCAACTGCTGTCGGCGGTGATGCGGTTGGTGAAGGCGTTGTTCGGCATCGTCAGTGGCTTCATCAAGTACGTTGATAAATACAAGACCGTTGCCGCGCGCGGGATCGCGGCCAGTGTGAAAAAAGGCCGGATGCAATTGCGCTGGAATGCCAAGCGCAACGCTTTGCTGAAGAAAAACGAACACCACGACGACGCTCCGGATCAGGCGAAAAACCCCAACGGTGACAGCGCCGATTGTGTGCCCGGTACTTGCACCAACGGCTGCCCGGTGTCGATGGTCACTGGCGAGGAACTGCTGACCCTCACCGATGGCGTGTTGGATGGTTTGCTGCCGTTTGAGTTCACCCGTTTGTATCGCACCAGCGCGGCCGAGATCGATGTCGGGCTAGGGTTTGGCTGGAGTCACTCGCTGGCGCATCGGCTGGAGTTCGATGGCGATTTTGTGGTCTGGGTTGACCATGAGAACCGGCGTACGCGGTTTCCGTTGCCTAGCGTTGCGCGGCCGGCGATTCACAACAGTTTGTCGCGGGCGGCGATTTTCCTCGGGGATGAGCCGGAGGAGTTGATCCTCGCGCTGGCGGGGGACGCGGCGCGGTTTTATCACTTTCGGGCTGGAAGGCTGGCGGCGGTCAGTGATGGGTATGGCAACCGTCTGCGTATTAGTCGGGATCGTCAGGATCGTGTTCAGCGGCTGGATAACGGGGCTGGGCGGGCGTTGTTGTTGCGCTACGATCGGGCTCATCTGGTTGCGGTGGATTACCAGCGCTTTGATCCGACGCAGAATCTTGCTGAGCCTTGGCACACCGAGCAGACCCTCGTCAGTTACGCCTATGACGCCTATCAGCACCTGATCGAAGCGCGTAACGCCGTCGGCGACAGCGAGCGTTACGACTACGACGATCAGCACGTCATTCTGCAGCGCCAGTTGACCGGTGGCGCGAGCTTCTTCTGGGAGTGGGAGCGCGCTGGCAATGCTGCCCGCTGCGTGCGGCACTGGGCCTCGTTCTCGCAGATGGACACCCGTTACGTCTGGGACGACGACGGCAGCGTGGCGGTGCATTACGTCGATGGCACCGAAGAAACCTACGTCCACGACGACCGTGCACGCCTGGTGCGCAAGGTCGAAGCCGACGGCGGCGAGCATCTCAAGGCTTACGACGACGCGGGACGTTTGATCGCCGAGCAGGATCCTTTAGGCGCCGTTACCGAATACCGCTACGACGACGTCGGACGGCTGGTCGCGCTGCTTCCGCCGGACGATGAGCCGACGTCCTACGAGTACCGCAACGGTTTCCTGCACAGCCGCTGCCGTGGCGAGGCGGTGTGGACCTACCGGCGCAATGCCCAGGGCGATGTCACCGAAGCGGTTGATCCCGACGGGCAGGTCAGCCATTACCACTACGACGCTCGCGGGCAGTTGCTGTCGATCCGTTATCCGGACACCAGTCGGCATGTTTTCGTCTGGAACACGCTCGGTCAACTGACGGAAGAAACCCTACCCGATGGCGGCGTGCGGCGTTTTTCCTACGACGCTCTGGGGCGGCGGACGACCACTGTTGATGAACACGGCGCGATCACGCGGCAGCACTGGGACGCGGTTGGCCGACTGATCCAGACGACTTCTCCTACAGGTTCCACCCGTGCCTACAGCTACGGCGCTTATGGCCAGGTCACCGCCGAACGCGACGAACTCGGGCGCATCACCCGCTACGAGTATGACGATGACCTCCACTTGGTCTCGCGCAAGATCAACCCCGACGGCACGCGGGTGCAGTATCGCTACGACCATGCGCAGCTGCTGCTCACCGAAATCGAGAACGAGTCCGGCGAAAAGTACCAACTGGACTACACACCAACCGGACTGATCCGACAGGAAAGCGGCTTCGACGGCCGACGCACGGCCTACGCCTACGACCTCAATGGCCATCTGCTGGAAAAGACCGAGTTCGGCGATGACGGCTCTGTTTTGCTCACCGCTTACGAGCGCGATGCCGCCGGGCGCCTGCTGATCAAGACCTTGCCGGATGGGATCAAGGTCGAATACCGCTACGACCGCCTCGGCCGACTGACCGGCGTCGACGATGGCCAAAAGCACCCGCTGGCCTTCGAATACGACCTGCAGGATCGGCTGATCACCGAGCATCAGGGCTGGGGCACCTTGCGTTATACCTACGACGCCTGCGGCCAGCTCAAACGCCAGCGTCTGCCGGACAACAGCAAGCTCGACTACCACTACGCCAAGGGCGGCGCGCTCACCGCAATCCACCTCAACGGCGCGCCCCTGACTTCGCATCGCTATGAGTCCGGTCGTGAACAACAGCGCAAACAAGGCCTGCTGCTCAGCAAATATGCCTACGACGATCAGGGCCGCTTGCTCGCCCACGCCGTAGGCCATGAGCACGCTTCGCTGTACCGCCGCGATTATGCCTACAGCGCCAACGGCAATCTGCAGCACATAACCGACACCCGCCACGGCCAGCGCACCTACGGCTATGACGCCCTCGACCGGCTGATCCGCGTACGCCACTCGCGCGACGAACTGCCGGAATCCTTCGCCCACGATCCCGCCGGCAATCTGCTGATGCAGGACCGTCCCGGCCCGACACAGATCAAGGGCAACCGCCTGCTGCTGCAGGGCGACCGCCACTACGACTACGACGCCTTCGGCAACCTGATCCGCGAACGGCGTGGCACCGCGCAAAAACTCGTCACCGAATACCGCTATGACAGCCAGCACCGCCTCATCGGCCTGACCCGTCCCGACGGCAAAACCGCGTCCTACCAGTACGACGCCTTCAACCGGCGCATCCGCAAAACCGTCGACGGCACCACCACCGAGTTTTTCTGGCAAGGCGACCACCTCGTCGCCGAAAGCAGCAAAACCCACCACCGCAGCTACGTCTACGAACCCGGCACCTTCCGCCCGCTGGCGCTGCTCGACGGCAAAGGCCCGAAGAAGGCCTGCCCGTTCTACTACCAACTCGACCATCTCGGCACCCCGCAGGAACTCACCGACTACAGCGGCGAAATCGTCTGGTCGGCGCAATACGACGCCTACGGCAAAGTCGCCGCGATCACCCTGGCCGGCGAGGATTACCTGGACCAGCCACTGCGCTTTCAGGGGCAGTATTTCGATGGGGAAAGCGGGCTGCACTACAACCGCCATCGGTATTACGACCCGAGGTTGGGACGGTATCTGACGCCGGATCCGATCAAGTTGGCCGGTGGGTTGAATCAGTACCAGTACGTGCCGAACCCGACGGGGTGGGTGGATCCGTTGGGGTTAGCTTGCACTCCTTGTCCTGGATCGGGTGTTGCTGATGGCCCCTACAGTGAAATCGTTCCAGGAGGAGGGTTAGAGGCCCATGAGTCTCGAGGAGGGCATGCTATTGCGAGACATGTCGATAGGTCGGAGGCTCAACTAAGAGCTAGACTATTAGCTGAACCGAACATACCTATTGCGTCAACATTTCTTAATAGAGCTGAAGCTGAGGCTGCACTCTCAAATGTTATGAGGATCAACAAAGTAAAAATTGATGACTTTCTAGCAGGTAACGCAAATAAACTCGTGATTAATGAGCGGGTGTCTGCTCCTGCTGGTGTGGGTGTTGTGAGGCAGAGCGGAAATTTGGAACAACTGTCTAGTATTAGATTAGTGCTACGGCGAGATTCAACTTCACCACTTGGTTACTTTATCTTGACGGGGTTTGTAAATGACAACTGAAGATTTTCCTAGCCTATTCCAGTTTCTCGGGGCCTATTTTCACGAAGACTGGATGTGTGAGTTTGACTTGGCAGATGACGTTGTTAGATCTTTCCTCGCGGACTCAGAAGGTTTTGTAGTAAGTGAAGTGATAAAGGAAATCGATACCTTGTTGGCCGTGGAGATGACAGAACACGAAACTCGAGATTTTTTGCTGAAAGAAATTGGATGTTGTTACTGCTATTGGCATGACTGGCAAAATGGATATGCTTGGTTGAAGCATATTTCTGCAGTTCTTCAAGAGGATTCACAAACTTATGTTTAAATTTTTCTTGGATAGCTTTTATTATTTTTGATCAATAAGAATATTGATTCATGAGCCGTCCTCTTCGCGGGCAAGCCCGCTCCCACATGGATTTATGCTGTTTGGAGGATCAGCGTTGGCCAATTAGTTGTGAGGTATGGAGATCGGGGGCGGTGAGGCTGTCGAGTAGGTGCACGCTATACCCCGGAACATTCTTCGCATGATGCTTCGCCTGCGAGGCCATCTCCGCGAGTTGGCTCGCATCAAGTTGTGCGCAGGCTTCGGGATGCAGGTGGACGACGCCGATAGACAGTGACAGAAGCGGAAATTCCTGCCGCACCCCTTGGCGATTCGGCGCAATGAAGCAACCTGCTTCAAGATGTTCGGGGCGGTAAAAGCGGCGGCATTGGCTTTGGAAGTCATCAAGCAACTGGTTGAGGCGTTTGCGCCAGTCCTCGGGGCCGAGAACGAGTAGGAAGTCATCGCCGCCGATGTGGCCGACGAAGTCGCGCGACGGGTCGACGCGTTCGTTGAGGCATTGCGCCAGGCACAGCAGGACTTCGTCGCCGCGGCCGTAGCCGTAGATGTCGTTGAAGGGTTTGAAGCTGTCGATGTCGACGTAGCAGATGATCGATTCGCGGCCCTGTTGCAGCAGGCGGGTCAGGCATTGCTGAATGGGGACGTTGCCCGGTAGCAGGGTCAGTGGGTTGGCGTAGCGGGCTTGCTGGATTTTCAGTTCGGTGATCAGTTTGAGTACGTCGATCACGCGCCCGAGGCCGAGGTAGCCGCCGTTGAGGGTGATGATGAAGTCTTCTTCAATGCGTTGGCGGGCGCGGCTGGTGATCAGGCGGCTGACCTGCTGTAGCGACTGGCTCATCTCCACGGCGAGGAAGTCGTCGTTCATCAAGCGGCTGATGGGTTTGCGGGCGAACAGGTCGGTGGCGAAGGGTTTGAGCAGGGCATCCGATAGGGAGTGGCGGTGAACGATGCCGCATGGCTGGCCTTGTTCGTCGAGGACGGCCAGTGAGTTGAGGTTGGCCTGGCGGCGGAAGGCTTCCAGCACAGTG of the Pseudomonas sp. Seg1 genome contains:
- a CDS encoding catalase family protein, with translation MISTFKKDLPPLARIWLWLGRLLGKTLLLLLAIGLLGWAVAWAWFAWQHRGPVSALEQIPPGESAMTQEVIQTAVRIVDQHREPTRYLRDAHAKAHGCVKAQVLVLPQLAQSLQQGVFSEPGKTWQALIRLSNGNAYPQFDSIRDARGMAIKLLDVPGKPLLDNRQQQHEQDFVMFSHPNFFVSDVAEYRQNVAAQADGKKVMAFFPGWDPRTWQVRHLFIALATLSPAPDSPTRTTYFSVSPYKFGESNAKFRVTPDPDNCPAYTLPQQNQDLPNFLRSALYQQLSTDRVPACFLLQIQRQDANKYMPIEDTSIEWREQDSPFETVARITVPPQDFDTPQQNLDCDNLSFNPWFGIEAHRPIGGINRLRKAVYEAVSDYRHQRNGG
- a CDS encoding di-heme-cytochrome C peroxidase; translated protein: MRLLFRVLTLIVVLLGLVLAVVLYYVANPKLPFYTPVQQVHYLNQWSQAERQTYYFTPQGTQVKGLRYEWFQALELPFSQQRFASPEYLARFGFLIDPQQKATPNNPGNLPVGFARHQNPGSTEQYLDITCAACHTGELRFNGQAVRIDGGSAQHVLPSSVPTLRGGSFGQALVASLTSTYYNPWKFERFARKVLGNDYDARREQLRKDFKGSLNTFLKVAWNDTHRGLYPTEEGPGRTDAFGRIANATFGDAISPANYRVANAPVDYPQLWDMWTFDWVQWNGSAQQPMARNIGEALGVGATLNFFDANGQPLQGDERYASSVRVRDLHKIEETLQRLQPPAWPEDVFGVVDKALAARGRALFTENCAGCHVPRKTQEGERWVQHLHLLPVEVIGTDPNAANNIASHRFDLTALQWDLKELEKMDVKLHPSPEEPLDLSQLSVAKGLAYVTAFVENRAYREANVTAQEKPRLDGFGLPIGVREKVAYKARPLAGVWATAPFLHNGSVPSLYQLLSPQDERATTFYKGSFEYDPRHLGYRTEAFTNGFLFDTRITGNHNSGHEFRAGERGNGVIGRWLQPEERWALLEYLKVLGGPLEAQLP
- a CDS encoding FKBP-type peptidyl-prolyl cis-trans isomerase — protein: MKQHRLAAAVALVSLVLAGCDSQTSVELKTPAQKASYGIGLNMGKSLAQEGMDDLDSKAVAQGIEDAVGKKEQKLKDEELVEAFAALQKRAEERMAKMSEESAAAGKKFLEENGKKAGVTTTASGLQYEVVKKADGPQPKPTDVVTVHYTGKLTNGTVFDSSVERGSPIDLPVSGVIPGWVEGLQLMHVGEKYKLYIPSDLAYGAQSPSPAIPANSVLVFDLELLAIKDPAKEDAAAAK
- a CDS encoding YkvA family protein, yielding MKAPWNFARFLPLAGRLLARGRLPTLLFAVASKGAAQGNRLGKLKDDLRLLQALCLAYWRGEYRAISPKALISVVAGLMYFLSPVDAIPDFIPVFGMLDDIAVLAWLMKTLDDELSAFRLWRNRQQPEKLAVVERLPDTPAQLQLQGPKKP
- a CDS encoding helix-turn-helix transcriptional regulator, translated to MDIQIIARDGEPEYAVLPWAQYQALLKAAGINETPSRQAPEPVAASPDPILPGLDQLRSLREGKGIAIEALARTVGISPSYLAMIESGERLPDAAIRRSLAWELTVPGWREES
- a CDS encoding SEL1-like repeat protein, whose translation is MFLRLKAQASYWLARRLFHWSWFVRQPRGWRWLEGQFARMANLGDVGAQSFYGHILTFRGVGLGAREEGVRLLRLAALAGDGKAAYQVGVISLAGTPSKAPDPVEAARWWNMAAKAGHPLAELKLKELGTGGSTQ